A genomic segment from Gemmatimonas aurantiaca encodes:
- a CDS encoding HIT family protein, with protein sequence MSQCIFCRIAVKEVDAVIVYEDEHIMAFLDIGPIRPGHTQIIAKSHVATFEELPPALAARILHLGQQLARRMKQVYAVDRVAFLFTGGDVAHVHAHVVPMHEKTDITSARYLVGSDRPVWGSEHLMVHRQILENVRTELGFVTSPDV encoded by the coding sequence ATGTCTCAGTGCATCTTTTGCCGGATTGCGGTCAAAGAGGTGGATGCCGTGATCGTCTACGAGGACGAGCATATCATGGCGTTTCTCGATATCGGTCCCATCCGACCTGGGCACACACAAATCATCGCGAAATCACACGTGGCGACGTTCGAAGAACTCCCACCAGCGCTGGCGGCGCGCATTCTGCATCTTGGCCAACAGTTGGCCCGCAGAATGAAGCAAGTGTACGCCGTGGATCGCGTCGCCTTCCTGTTCACCGGCGGCGACGTCGCCCATGTGCATGCACACGTCGTACCAATGCACGAGAAGACCGATATTACTTCGGCGCGATATCTCGTCGGGTCCGATCGACCGGTGTGGGGCTCCGAGCATTTGATGGTCCATCGCCAGATTCTCGAAAACGTGCGCACAGAGTTGGGCTTCGTGACGTCACCGGACGTCTAA
- a CDS encoding HNH endonuclease, which yields MAALQLNLGVSLTNILSMTTCIICTTPKPEAEFHPEHVFPSAIGGRLVVHNVCDQCNHTLGSAVDSSLTDHWLIQTRRMQLGISGNSGKVPNPLARGHLVGDPTYRLRDVVAGDGGPGKLIIERSVQRTKQADGSEMISIRLDESEAADLPALVNKILKRAGHDALPEADIEKHAVTHSINAEVEVSGVNIDLVEYKRGVLKIAYELACRWLGDAFLQEPAASDIRDCLLDPKETQISAALCGRIYFAGAEPQIPLPWGPNVHVGILLITNDHVALVVRIFDIIEAQITMSHQPSHYARVASMFVMNDSVSGDVREGRLEDEWRTPPANERCT from the coding sequence TTGGCCGCTTTGCAGCTGAACTTGGGCGTTAGCCTGACCAACATACTCTCGATGACAACCTGCATCATCTGTACAACTCCCAAGCCGGAAGCGGAGTTCCATCCGGAACACGTTTTCCCAAGTGCGATTGGCGGACGACTGGTCGTGCACAACGTATGCGATCAGTGTAACCACACACTCGGTAGTGCCGTCGATAGCTCACTCACTGATCACTGGCTTATTCAAACTCGACGGATGCAGCTAGGGATATCTGGCAATAGCGGCAAGGTACCTAACCCTCTCGCGCGCGGTCACCTTGTTGGTGACCCAACTTATAGGCTCAGGGACGTTGTCGCCGGAGATGGTGGACCAGGGAAACTCATCATAGAACGCTCTGTGCAACGCACCAAACAGGCAGACGGCAGTGAGATGATATCCATCCGGCTAGACGAATCAGAGGCAGCAGACCTTCCAGCCCTAGTCAATAAAATTCTCAAACGAGCAGGCCACGACGCCTTGCCTGAAGCAGATATCGAAAAGCACGCGGTCACTCACTCTATCAATGCTGAGGTGGAAGTATCGGGAGTCAACATCGACCTCGTTGAATACAAGCGCGGTGTTCTGAAAATCGCGTATGAGTTGGCGTGTCGTTGGTTGGGCGATGCGTTTTTGCAAGAACCCGCCGCAAGCGATATTCGCGATTGCCTCCTAGATCCTAAGGAAACACAGATATCGGCTGCATTGTGTGGTAGAATTTATTTTGCAGGTGCGGAACCTCAGATTCCTTTGCCATGGGGACCGAACGTGCACGTTGGTATCTTGCTTATTACCAACGATCATGTGGCTTTAGTCGTTCGCATTTTTGATATCATCGAAGCGCAGATCACTATGAGCCACCAACCGAGCCACTACGCGAGAGTAGCGTCAATGTTCGTGATGAACGACTCGGTTAGCGGCGACGTTCGTGAAGGGCGTCTCGAGGATGAATGGCGCACACCGCCGGCTAACGAACGTTGCACTTGA
- a CDS encoding IS110 family transposase encodes MFVGIDVAKAELVVSVVSNLERFTVMNDERGVRTLVERLRPVTPQLIVLEATGGYEVLAVAALAAAQLPVVVVNPRQVRDFAKATEQLAKTDRIDADILARFADVVRPDVRMIPDAAAHELDALLTRRRQLLEMRQAERHRVGQVFGSGKKLVRKSLRLHIAFLERELRITDTDLGEMVKQSPVWRERDELLRSVPGVGPVLSRTLLADLPELGRLSRRAIAKLVGVAPLSRDSGTMRGRRFVQGGRATVRGVLYMAALVATKRNAIVREFYARLLAAGKPKKLALVACMRKLLTILNTMVRTNTP; translated from the coding sequence ATGTTCGTGGGGATCGATGTGGCGAAGGCGGAGCTGGTGGTGAGCGTAGTGTCGAATTTGGAACGATTCACCGTCATGAACGATGAGCGAGGCGTTCGTACATTGGTCGAGCGACTACGGCCGGTCACTCCCCAGCTCATCGTGCTCGAAGCCACGGGCGGATACGAGGTGCTCGCGGTCGCGGCCTTGGCCGCTGCACAGTTACCCGTAGTCGTGGTGAATCCACGCCAAGTGCGGGACTTCGCGAAAGCCACAGAGCAGCTCGCCAAAACCGATCGCATTGACGCGGATATTTTGGCGCGCTTTGCCGACGTGGTGCGACCGGACGTACGCATGATCCCCGATGCCGCCGCCCACGAACTGGATGCCCTGCTGACTCGACGGCGGCAGCTGTTGGAGATGCGGCAGGCCGAACGCCATCGCGTGGGACAGGTCTTTGGCTCCGGCAAGAAGCTGGTGCGCAAGAGTCTGAGATTGCACATCGCTTTTCTCGAGCGTGAGCTGCGCATCACGGACACGGATCTCGGCGAGATGGTCAAGCAGAGCCCCGTGTGGCGTGAACGTGATGAACTGCTGCGCAGTGTGCCTGGTGTCGGTCCCGTGCTCTCGCGGACACTGCTCGCCGACCTACCAGAGTTGGGCCGTCTCTCACGGCGTGCGATCGCAAAGCTGGTCGGCGTCGCACCACTCAGTCGCGACTCGGGAACGATGCGCGGGCGACGCTTCGTGCAAGGAGGACGTGCCACCGTGCGGGGCGTGCTGTACATGGCGGCACTCGTAGCGACGAAACGCAATGCGATTGTTCGCGAGTTCTACGCGCGATTGCTCGCCGCCGGCAAGCCTAAGAAACTTGCGCTGGTCGCGTGTATGCGGAAGCTGCTCACAATCCTCAACACGATGGTGCGCACCAATACACCCTAG
- a CDS encoding patatin-like phospholipase family protein, with translation MKSVIGVVTGALLLVTTQASPLRAQSCPAGRVALVLAGGGAKGIAHVGVIQHLDSLGVTPDLVVGTSIGALVGAMYASGWDSEALESFVFRFNVGRYIGGYAPSAPRALGPVLPLLTWHEGAAGGLDFSTATAREANVNLIASAMLLAGNLRAAGDFDRMPIPFRAVAADLQTGDPVVLRHGDLAEAVRASFAIPLVFQPIVIDGHVLVDGGVAENAPVGVARQEGATRVILSEMTDSLSGVVSNGTTGVVASSLMRFLFSRNRPELRDGDLRVTSNTTGISALDFSDATMKLMIARGREAARRAIPSAECLPTRKRVVPELPPFATRRFTAQTTRAEQRLSHIIFGNESPNDVSLDSVMTRIARVSDGERVNALWISPERVTVSRPTADAVSGTDSVLIHPRLVFAPRRTLSAGLVYDGELGGRAWLGAVDRNVMRAPLEFAMRGALGRYRQDLLIGLRRNDEYIELRRSPFLEALVARERVRLFDPNDQRIEIPDGLLPAFSDQQLRIGIEQPLGQRWTLQAAGLARRVTTLEIEGDSTTGEEFGDRAFSAFGGVVRFVRVRSDPRFVPRVDLEYTNRYTRLQAMTASTFQRGLYNIAVLSRVIWADRELPLMDATTLGGEDGMAGLRIFEQRGHAELSSSVDIARPILGPLALQLTLQGGQVSTDEYRPLAGEWIAGMRVGLGAVTPIGPLRIQYGFNSRDDHRWFVRVGRWF, from the coding sequence TTGAAGTCAGTCATTGGCGTGGTGACGGGTGCGCTGTTGCTCGTCACCACGCAGGCTTCACCGCTGCGGGCGCAGTCCTGTCCGGCCGGTCGGGTGGCCCTCGTGCTCGCCGGCGGTGGCGCCAAGGGCATCGCGCATGTCGGTGTCATCCAGCATCTCGACTCGCTCGGCGTCACGCCCGATCTCGTCGTCGGCACCAGCATCGGGGCGTTGGTGGGCGCGATGTACGCGAGTGGATGGGACAGCGAAGCGCTCGAGTCGTTCGTGTTCCGCTTCAACGTTGGCAGATACATCGGCGGATATGCCCCCTCCGCGCCCCGTGCGCTGGGCCCGGTGCTGCCGCTGCTCACCTGGCACGAAGGTGCGGCCGGCGGTCTCGATTTTTCCACGGCCACCGCGCGCGAAGCCAACGTCAATCTCATCGCATCGGCCATGCTGCTGGCCGGCAATCTGCGCGCTGCCGGCGATTTCGATCGCATGCCCATTCCGTTCCGTGCCGTGGCCGCCGATCTGCAAACGGGCGACCCGGTCGTGCTGCGTCACGGCGATCTCGCGGAAGCGGTGCGCGCGAGCTTCGCCATTCCCCTGGTGTTTCAGCCCATCGTCATCGACGGACACGTGCTCGTTGACGGCGGCGTGGCGGAGAACGCGCCCGTGGGCGTGGCCAGACAGGAAGGCGCCACGCGTGTCATCCTGAGCGAGATGACCGATTCGTTGTCGGGGGTGGTGAGCAACGGTACCACCGGCGTGGTGGCGTCGTCGCTCATGCGGTTTCTCTTTTCGCGCAACCGCCCCGAACTGCGCGACGGCGATCTCCGGGTGACCAGCAACACCACCGGTATCTCGGCGCTCGATTTTTCCGATGCGACCATGAAGCTGATGATCGCGCGTGGCCGTGAAGCGGCACGTCGCGCGATTCCGTCGGCCGAATGCCTGCCCACCAGGAAACGAGTCGTGCCCGAGCTGCCGCCGTTCGCCACACGGCGTTTCACCGCGCAGACCACCCGCGCGGAACAGCGACTGTCGCACATCATCTTCGGCAATGAATCGCCCAACGATGTGTCGCTCGATTCGGTCATGACACGCATCGCGCGTGTGAGCGACGGCGAACGCGTGAACGCGCTCTGGATCTCCCCCGAGCGGGTAACCGTCAGCCGCCCCACCGCCGATGCGGTGAGCGGCACCGACAGTGTGCTGATTCATCCGCGCCTGGTGTTCGCGCCACGCCGCACGCTGTCGGCGGGCCTCGTGTACGACGGTGAACTCGGCGGACGCGCATGGCTGGGCGCCGTCGACCGCAACGTGATGCGCGCGCCACTCGAATTCGCGATGCGTGGGGCGCTCGGCCGCTACCGACAGGATCTGCTCATCGGACTGCGACGCAACGACGAGTACATCGAATTGCGACGCAGTCCCTTTCTGGAAGCGCTGGTGGCACGCGAACGGGTGCGCCTCTTCGATCCCAACGATCAACGCATCGAGATTCCCGACGGTCTGCTGCCCGCATTCAGCGATCAGCAGTTGCGTATCGGCATCGAACAACCGCTCGGTCAGCGCTGGACCCTGCAGGCCGCCGGTCTCGCGCGGCGCGTGACCACCCTCGAGATCGAAGGCGACAGTACCACCGGCGAAGAGTTCGGCGATCGGGCGTTCTCCGCATTTGGTGGCGTCGTGCGATTCGTGCGGGTGCGATCGGATCCGCGTTTCGTGCCACGCGTGGATCTCGAATACACCAATCGGTACACACGACTGCAGGCCATGACGGCATCGACATTCCAGCGCGGACTGTACAACATCGCGGTGTTGTCGCGTGTCATCTGGGCCGACCGTGAACTGCCGCTGATGGACGCCACGACGCTGGGTGGTGAGGACGGCATGGCGGGTCTTCGCATCTTCGAACAGCGCGGACACGCCGAACTGTCGTCGTCGGTGGATATCGCCCGTCCCATTCTGGGTCCGCTGGCGCTGCAGCTCACACTGCAGGGGGGACAGGTGTCCACCGACGAGTACCGTCCGTTGGCCGGCGAATGGATCGCCGGCATGCGTGTGGGATTGGGCGCGGTGACACCCATCGGTCCGTTGCGCATCCAGTACGGTTTCAACAGCCGCGACGATCACCGCTGGTTCGTGCGGGTGGGGCGCTGGTTCTGA
- a CDS encoding serine/threonine-protein kinase, which translates to MGDPTDPNTHEGVADRETLRRKLSALLEARYELHEELGGGGMSVVYRATERAFDRVVVIKVLAPELTAALDTRRFAREINIAARLQHPNIVPMLSAQIDHGIPYYVMPYVKGRSLRDRLGAGRVPFAESVSMLRDVARALACAHAEGVVHRDIKPENVLLAGRVAMVTDFGIAKALIAAASNEMQTTAHTLTQFGASVGTPRYIAPEQAVGIDVVDHRADLYSWGVMAYELLASVHMFADRSGPRQMVAAHIAEMPRALSEVAPDVPEVLADLVMRTLAKDPDQRPDSAEDLLTVLEGFDHAVSGDRFSSGPIKLSGTHAVPDTWRTRFVRPGTIAAVFVVLAAVAVGVIYTRPRHALDERLLVAAPFRVASADPALQYLREGMIDLLSANLTTSSLRVTPPRTVMEVFASTAGAHERDATETQALTAARRLGAGHLLLGDVVATSSTLTFTARLLDVAAGTSAEPVGVTGSVDSVPQLVDRLSLAILTRLAPDEARRLGNVNTTSVVALRSYLEGLALMRNGRHPDATVVFRRAIEADTTFALAGIGLRLAASWNGNQLMTALGTDVAWRHRARLSASDRALLTALIGSRYPEPTPTVERLREVRRYVALAPQRAEAWYLLGDALFHYGHLTDISEDSADTEASASFLHALDLDSTYLSAAVHLTELALWSDDRSTFDRVSRIRFAADSDRSWLWESNWYRAAVTNAPGGSVWLDSLKRQNWGYLTQTAMREGVGARAAFAVTDSLYRLAEGGSPDRFLSFAMTKLDWLLLLGRPQQAQQLMQTVQAHSDDNTKANMAVRLLRQAMMGEHDTTGVGAALRHLAADEALAPTDTIRRGYILRAVRMTEPWRLAQGDTSRTRLSLQRLHAATVGTPTAVDPDYLLSIGLIEAMYAQRTRRGDVKTRLAYVDSLLQHLDYSRVHEARTAFTSLQVARMWEQEGEPTRALVALRRSGDHWLGSVTPFWATRLRERGRLAARLGHREEARLAYARYLAYRFDVEPPVLAQVDTVTRALQALGKPGR; encoded by the coding sequence GTGGGCGACCCGACGGACCCGAACACGCACGAGGGCGTCGCGGACCGCGAGACGCTGCGCCGGAAACTGTCGGCGTTGCTCGAGGCCCGCTACGAACTGCACGAGGAGCTGGGCGGTGGTGGCATGTCCGTGGTCTATCGCGCCACGGAACGGGCGTTCGATCGTGTGGTGGTCATCAAGGTGCTGGCGCCGGAACTCACGGCGGCGCTCGACACCCGACGCTTCGCCCGCGAGATCAACATCGCGGCGCGATTGCAGCATCCCAACATCGTGCCGATGCTGTCGGCGCAGATCGATCACGGCATTCCCTACTACGTGATGCCGTACGTGAAGGGACGTTCGTTGCGCGATCGACTGGGCGCGGGACGGGTGCCGTTCGCCGAGTCCGTGTCGATGCTGCGCGATGTCGCACGCGCGCTGGCCTGTGCACACGCCGAGGGGGTGGTGCACCGGGACATCAAACCGGAAAATGTGTTGCTGGCGGGACGGGTGGCGATGGTCACCGACTTCGGTATCGCGAAGGCGCTGATCGCCGCGGCATCGAACGAGATGCAGACCACGGCGCACACGCTCACGCAGTTCGGGGCGTCGGTGGGTACACCGCGTTACATCGCGCCGGAGCAGGCGGTGGGGATAGATGTGGTGGACCATCGAGCCGATCTCTATTCGTGGGGCGTGATGGCTTACGAGCTGCTCGCGAGCGTGCACATGTTCGCCGATCGCTCGGGGCCGCGGCAGATGGTCGCGGCCCATATCGCGGAAATGCCACGCGCACTCAGCGAAGTGGCGCCGGATGTGCCCGAGGTGCTGGCGGATCTGGTGATGCGCACACTGGCCAAGGACCCCGATCAGCGGCCGGACAGTGCAGAGGATCTGTTGACGGTGCTGGAGGGGTTCGATCATGCGGTCAGCGGCGATCGATTCTCCTCCGGGCCGATCAAACTTTCCGGCACACATGCGGTACCGGACACCTGGCGCACCAGGTTCGTGCGTCCAGGGACCATCGCCGCGGTGTTCGTCGTTCTGGCTGCGGTCGCAGTGGGTGTGATCTACACGCGTCCCCGTCACGCGCTCGATGAACGCCTGCTCGTGGCGGCGCCGTTCCGTGTGGCCTCGGCCGACCCGGCGCTGCAATACCTGCGCGAGGGCATGATCGATCTGCTCTCGGCGAATCTCACCACATCCTCACTGCGCGTGACGCCTCCACGCACCGTCATGGAAGTATTCGCGTCGACAGCCGGTGCGCACGAACGTGATGCCACCGAGACGCAGGCGCTCACGGCGGCACGCCGGCTCGGGGCGGGCCATCTCCTGCTGGGTGATGTCGTGGCCACGTCGAGCACGCTCACCTTCACCGCTCGTCTGCTCGATGTTGCGGCGGGGACGTCGGCGGAACCCGTCGGGGTGACGGGCTCGGTGGACAGTGTGCCGCAGCTCGTGGACCGTCTGTCGCTGGCCATCCTCACGCGGCTCGCGCCCGACGAGGCGCGCCGGCTCGGCAACGTGAACACGACGTCGGTGGTGGCGCTGCGTTCGTATCTGGAGGGACTGGCGCTCATGCGCAACGGCCGGCACCCGGATGCCACCGTGGTGTTCCGGCGTGCCATCGAGGCCGACACGACCTTCGCACTCGCCGGCATCGGTCTGCGGCTCGCGGCGTCGTGGAATGGCAATCAGCTCATGACAGCACTCGGCACCGATGTCGCGTGGCGACACCGCGCGCGTCTGAGTGCGAGCGATCGGGCGCTGCTCACGGCGCTCATCGGTTCACGTTATCCGGAACCCACACCCACGGTGGAACGGCTGCGCGAGGTGCGTCGTTACGTGGCGCTGGCGCCGCAGCGGGCGGAGGCATGGTATCTGCTGGGAGACGCTCTCTTTCACTACGGGCATCTCACCGATATCAGTGAAGACTCGGCCGATACCGAAGCCAGTGCGTCATTCCTGCATGCACTCGATCTCGATTCGACCTATCTCTCGGCGGCGGTCCATCTCACGGAGCTCGCGCTCTGGTCGGACGACAGGAGCACGTTCGATCGTGTGTCGAGGATACGCTTCGCGGCCGATTCCGACCGTTCCTGGCTGTGGGAGTCGAACTGGTATCGCGCGGCGGTGACGAATGCGCCGGGTGGTTCGGTGTGGCTGGATTCTCTCAAACGACAGAACTGGGGATATCTCACACAGACGGCCATGCGCGAAGGGGTGGGCGCGCGTGCGGCGTTCGCGGTGACGGACTCCCTCTACCGACTGGCTGAAGGTGGCAGTCCCGACCGGTTCCTGAGCTTCGCCATGACGAAGCTCGACTGGCTGCTGCTGCTCGGTCGGCCGCAGCAGGCACAGCAGCTCATGCAGACGGTGCAGGCTCACAGCGACGACAACACGAAGGCCAACATGGCGGTGCGGTTGTTGCGACAGGCCATGATGGGCGAACACGACACCACTGGCGTGGGCGCGGCGCTGCGACATCTCGCCGCCGACGAGGCGCTGGCACCAACCGATACGATTCGCCGCGGATACATTCTGCGCGCGGTGCGCATGACGGAGCCGTGGCGGTTGGCGCAGGGCGATACGAGCAGAACACGTCTGTCGCTGCAGCGATTGCACGCGGCCACCGTCGGCACCCCGACTGCTGTCGATCCGGACTATCTGCTTTCGATAGGTCTCATCGAAGCCATGTATGCGCAACGTACCCGACGCGGGGATGTGAAGACACGGCTCGCGTACGTGGACTCGCTGCTGCAACATCTGGACTACAGCCGCGTGCACGAAGCGCGTACGGCGTTCACGAGTTTGCAGGTGGCGCGCATGTGGGAGCAGGAAGGAGAGCCTACCCGGGCACTGGTCGCGTTGCGCCGGTCGGGCGATCACTGGCTCGGATCGGTCACGCCGTTCTGGGCGACACGTCTGCGCGAACGTGGACGGCTGGCCGCGCGACTCGGCCACCGTGAAGAGGCGCGGCTGGCGTATGCCCGCTATCTCGCGTATCGCTTCGATGTGGAGCCGCCGGTGCTGGCGCAGGTGGACACCGTCACACGCGCCCTGCAGGCCCTCGGGAAGCCCGGTCGCTAG
- a CDS encoding DUF4199 domain-containing protein, whose protein sequence is MRRIVLTYGLIAGAILSAMMVLTIPFMDRIGFDRGAIIGFTTMVLAFLMIFFGVRSYRDTVGGGSVTFAQAFALGLLIALVATVCYVITWQLLYYQFMPDFADKYAAHAIEKARAAGASADELTRLSQEMDAFAVAYRNPLINIGYTFLEPLPVGFVLTAVTAAILGRKEKAPMPN, encoded by the coding sequence ATGCGCAGAATCGTTCTGACGTATGGCCTGATTGCCGGCGCCATCCTGTCGGCGATGATGGTGCTCACGATCCCGTTCATGGACCGGATCGGTTTCGATCGTGGTGCCATCATCGGTTTCACGACGATGGTGCTGGCGTTCCTGATGATCTTCTTCGGGGTGCGTTCGTACCGCGACACGGTGGGCGGCGGCAGCGTCACGTTCGCTCAGGCGTTCGCCCTGGGGCTGCTCATCGCGCTCGTGGCGACGGTGTGTTACGTGATCACCTGGCAGTTGCTCTACTACCAGTTCATGCCCGACTTCGCCGACAAGTACGCGGCCCACGCCATCGAAAAAGCGCGTGCGGCCGGGGCCAGCGCCGATGAGCTGACCCGGCTGTCGCAGGAGATGGACGCGTTCGCCGTGGCCTACCGCAATCCGCTGATCAACATCGGCTACACGTTTCTCGAACCGCTGCCCGTGGGGTTCGTCCTGACGGCCGTCACCGCGGCCATCCTGGGCCGGAAAGAAAAAGCGCCGATGCCCAACTGA
- a CDS encoding methyltransferase domain-containing protein: MNEFSRQWFSTFMDTMPEVWTAAEVEAVARRLPLPAFRQVLDVCCGAGRHAAALAARGYRITGIDRDPEMLRRASSSAPTARFLQLDQRDLHTLEGPFDAVVILWQSFGYFDPATNDQVLSDIASLLRPEGRLLLDLFHPEHFVAEQGAPTPAARVDGVTITNLVREGRLHSTIEYSDGTREVMDFELFSPAALIERAALAGFEVLEQCCWWDEQRPPDPSVRRYQSVFRRR; this comes from the coding sequence GTGAACGAGTTCTCTCGGCAATGGTTCTCCACCTTCATGGACACGATGCCCGAGGTGTGGACCGCGGCCGAGGTCGAGGCGGTCGCTCGCCGTCTTCCCCTCCCCGCCTTCCGTCAGGTTCTTGATGTCTGTTGTGGAGCGGGAAGACATGCCGCAGCCCTTGCGGCTCGTGGCTATCGGATCACCGGCATCGATCGTGACCCAGAGATGCTTCGCCGTGCATCTTCCTCCGCGCCGACAGCGAGGTTCCTTCAGCTGGACCAGCGTGATCTCCACACGCTCGAAGGGCCGTTCGATGCCGTCGTCATTCTCTGGCAGAGCTTTGGTTACTTTGATCCGGCCACCAATGACCAAGTGCTCTCCGACATCGCCAGCTTGCTTCGGCCCGAAGGTCGGCTTCTTCTTGATCTCTTTCATCCCGAGCACTTCGTTGCCGAACAAGGTGCACCGACACCCGCCGCACGGGTGGACGGGGTCACGATCACGAACCTCGTCCGGGAGGGCCGCTTACACTCTACCATCGAGTATTCCGACGGCACCCGTGAGGTGATGGACTTTGAGCTGTTCAGCCCTGCGGCGTTGATCGAGCGCGCAGCCCTTGCCGGATTTGAGGTACTGGAGCAATGCTGCTGGTGGGACGAGCAGCGACCACCGGATCCATCAGTGCGACGGTACCAGAGCGTCTTTCGGCGCCGATGA
- a CDS encoding DUF5343 domain-containing protein, giving the protein MAKFPYVASAGPLVKAIAHLRKSFPKEVTADTLRKLGVAPKNETYVINVLRFLGIIDDAGAKVAAKAKAFVQHEDKAFASEFDKVVREAYDELFELHGDAAWTLDRGGLTQFFRTSDNSTDLVGGRQASTFAALAALSGHAEIPTPKATPNPSRASQKATAKPKTASGAKKEPTSIAASAKQREESHSQVGLTVRIEVNLPASGDQETYDRIFRSIRENLINGSGA; this is encoded by the coding sequence ATGGCGAAATTCCCATACGTCGCATCTGCAGGCCCTCTTGTGAAGGCCATCGCTCACCTTCGTAAGAGTTTTCCGAAAGAAGTTACCGCTGATACGTTGAGGAAGCTCGGGGTCGCGCCCAAGAACGAAACCTATGTAATCAACGTACTGCGATTTCTTGGCATCATCGACGACGCTGGCGCAAAGGTTGCCGCTAAGGCGAAGGCTTTCGTGCAGCATGAGGACAAGGCCTTCGCGTCTGAGTTCGACAAGGTCGTGCGAGAGGCCTACGATGAGTTGTTCGAGCTGCACGGCGACGCGGCATGGACGCTCGATCGCGGTGGACTGACACAGTTCTTCCGGACATCGGACAATTCGACAGATCTCGTCGGCGGGCGGCAGGCGAGCACCTTTGCGGCTCTTGCTGCACTCTCGGGACACGCTGAGATTCCTACACCTAAAGCCACCCCAAACCCTTCGCGCGCGAGTCAGAAGGCGACCGCAAAGCCGAAGACCGCTAGTGGTGCAAAGAAGGAGCCAACGTCCATAGCAGCGTCTGCGAAGCAGCGAGAGGAGTCGCACTCACAGGTTGGACTGACGGTAAGAATTGAGGTGAATCTTCCGGCGTCGGGTGATCAAGAGACATATGATCGCATCTTTCGCAGTATCCGCGAGAACTTGATCAATGGAAGCGGAGCTTAG
- a CDS encoding type II toxin-antitoxin system RelE/ParE family toxin, with product MVDLSIVAMGDARVVRYMRHKGRYPAKDYLDEMPERDRARFFALAKRMADIGHLPSETHGHQLRGEYSDLFEFKPGDSRIFAFLHGTSLYLTSGAPKKKPKTQESDYAEAKNLRRDFLEREATKSTVPRKQSK from the coding sequence ATGGTCGATCTTAGCATCGTGGCTATGGGCGACGCTCGGGTCGTCCGCTATATGCGGCACAAGGGCCGGTATCCGGCTAAAGACTACCTGGACGAGATGCCTGAGCGGGACCGTGCTCGCTTCTTCGCGTTGGCGAAGCGTATGGCAGATATCGGCCATTTACCTAGCGAAACGCACGGGCACCAGTTGCGGGGCGAGTACTCAGACCTCTTCGAGTTCAAGCCGGGCGATAGCCGGATCTTCGCTTTTCTTCACGGTACGAGCTTGTACCTGACGAGCGGAGCTCCAAAGAAGAAGCCCAAGACGCAGGAAAGTGACTATGCGGAAGCGAAGAACCTTCGGCGCGACTTTCTAGAGCGCGAAGCCACGAAGTCCACGGTGCCGCGGAAGCAGTCGAAGTAA
- a CDS encoding peptidylprolyl isomerase, with product MTHTPEMHAQPLSSRIRPSAARIALTAVAMLSAAAACTGGDTGASSRTAATPADSVAARPAREIPSPAPTPPRSPDRYTVRFETSKGPFVVEVERALAPRGADRFHELVTIGFFDDVRFYRVMPGFIVQFGKHGTVAVNDAWVNATIPDDPMRISNTKGTVAFAANGTDSRATELFISTGENGSKLDRQRVFAPIGRVTRGMEVVEQLNAEYREEPNHARIARQGNAYLQRWFPALDYIKEARVVEGGGERGLLIATNGEQRAECAGRSGGLSARWRLMLHSPLYKETGTF from the coding sequence ATGACGCATACTCCGGAGATGCACGCCCAGCCGCTCTCCTCCCGTATTCGTCCCAGCGCCGCGCGAATCGCGCTCACGGCCGTCGCCATGTTGTCTGCCGCGGCCGCCTGTACCGGCGGCGACACCGGCGCCTCGTCGCGTACCGCTGCTACCCCCGCTGACAGTGTGGCTGCCAGGCCCGCGCGGGAGATCCCCAGCCCCGCCCCCACGCCACCGCGGAGCCCCGATCGGTACACCGTGCGATTCGAGACCAGCAAAGGCCCCTTCGTGGTAGAGGTGGAGCGCGCCCTCGCCCCCCGGGGTGCGGACCGGTTCCATGAACTCGTGACCATCGGATTCTTCGACGACGTGCGGTTCTACCGCGTCATGCCCGGCTTCATCGTGCAGTTCGGCAAACATGGCACCGTGGCGGTGAACGACGCCTGGGTGAACGCCACCATTCCGGATGATCCCATGCGAATCAGCAACACCAAGGGCACCGTGGCGTTTGCCGCCAACGGAACGGATTCACGAGCGACGGAGCTGTTCATCAGCACCGGGGAGAATGGCAGCAAGCTCGATCGACAGCGCGTGTTTGCGCCGATCGGCCGGGTGACGCGGGGGATGGAGGTGGTGGAGCAGCTGAACGCGGAGTATCGCGAGGAGCCGAATCATGCGCGTATCGCGCGGCAGGGGAATGCGTACCTGCAGCGGTGGTTTCCGGCGTTGGATTACATCAAGGAGGCGAGGGTGGTGGAGGGAGGGGGTGAGCGGGGCTTGTTGATCGCTACCAACGGTGAGCAGCGGGCGGAGTGTGCTGGTCGGTCGGGCGGCCTCTCTGCGCGATGGAGGCTTATGCTGCATTCGCCGCTGTATAAAGAGACGGGGACATTTTGA